The DNA sequence GAGCCACTCCTGCGTCTGCCGCAGCCAGGAGGCTGCGCGCTCCAACGCGTTGGGCAGGTCGTCGTCACGGAACTCGACCGGCCGATAGGGGACCTCCTGCACCTGGTCCCGCTGGTTGGCAGGCATCGGTAGGTCTACCGCCACCCCGCTGTCGTTGAGTTCGAGTTGGATCGTTTCCTCGCTCACCCTCCCAGGGTTCCCCAACGCGAAACGCGCGGCAAGAGATGTCGGTCATCCGAGGCTGACCGGCAACTCGGCCAAACCGCTGACCAGGACCCTCCGCCAGGCCAGCTCCTCGACCGGACGCGCCGCCCGCAGCCGGGGGAACCGCGCCAGCAGCACGCCCAGCGCCTCCTGCAACTCGATGCGCGCCAACTGGGCCCCGAGGCAGAAGTGCGGCCCGATGCCGAGCGCGAGGTGCTGGTTGGGCGTGCGCGCGAGGTCCAACGAGTCCGGCGACTCGAACGCGCGCGGGTCGCGGTTGGCCGAGCCTATGGCGGCCATCACACCCTCGCCCGCCCGGACGACGACACCCGCCACCTCGACGTCCTCCAGCGCCACCCGCAGCTGCCCGACCTCGCTGAGCCTTGTGAACCGCATCAGCTCCTCCACCGCGCCGGGCAGCAGTGACCGATCACCCACCAGGCGGTCCCACTGCGACCGCTCGCGCAGCAGGGTGGCGACGAAGCTGGTGATCTGGTTGGCCGACGTCTCGTGCCCCGCGACCAGCAGGTTCAACGCGAACGCGACCAGCTCGTCGTGCGTCAGCGGCGTCGCGCACAGCTCGTCGAGCAGGTCGCCGGGCCGCGGGTCGCGCCGCTTCGCCGCGACCAGCCCGCCCATGTACTCCAGCAGGCTCGCCATCGCCGCCTCGACGCGCGGCTGCTCGGACATCTCCAGGCTGTAGGCGAGCTCGACCCACTCGCGGAACCGCTCGCGGTCGTCGTACGGCACGCCCAGCAGCGTGCAGATGACCTGGATCGGCAGCGGCAGCGCGTACACCTGCCGCAGGTCCGCGCCGTCCACCACGTCGTCCGCCAACCGCTCGCACAGCTCCCGCACCCACGGCCGGGTTGCCGAGATCCGCCGGTGCGAGAACGCGCCGGACACCAGCTTGCGCAGCCGGGTGTGCTCGGGCGGGTCGGTGGTCGGCAGGGTGCCGGGCAGCGGCCGGGACACGCCGACGCGCGGCGCGCCCGCCGCCACCACGCCCGCCCGGGAGAACCGGGGGTCGGCCAGCACCAGCTTCACGTCGTCGTAGCGCGTGACCAACCACACCTGCGCGCCCGCGAGCGTGCGGACCCGGACCACCGGCCGCTCCTCCCTCAGCCGCGCCCACGTGGGCGACGGGTCGAACGCGAAGGCGTCGGCGAAGGGGATGTCCAGGACGTCGTCCGTCATGCCCCCGACGCTAGGAGTCCGGGGGAGCGCGGTGCCAGCGCCATCCGGTGCGCTTCGGCGGGCCGTCGAGCGCGACGCGGACGTTCGCCCAGAGCGGAGCGCGCCACGGGCAGTCCGCGCGTGGGCGGCGGTCCACGCACGTCCCGTCCGGCCGCCACCGAAAACTCCCTCGCGTTCACCGACCTCGCGGGCGACCATTCCAGACATGTACGACATCCGTCCCGCCGCCCAGGACGACCTGGACGCCGTGCTCGCGTTGGTGCTGCGGCTGCAGGCCGACGACGCGCACCACATCGGCTACCTCGGCGAGACGCTCGGTGACATCTCCGCGGAGCTGGCCGAGTTCGAGCCCGACTGGGCCTCGTGCACGCTGGTCGCCACCGACGACTCGGGTTGGGTCTGCGGCGCGCTCAGCGTCGAGGTCGACCCCGAGTCCCACCGCGCCTACCTGCACGGTCCGTTCGTCGACGTGCCGGTCAACCACCCGGCGGGCAGCCGGATCTGGGACCAGACCGCCGACGCCCTCTACGCCGCCGCGGCGCCGCTGCTCGACGGCGTCACCGACCGCGAGCTGCTGGGCCACACCGGGCACCGGCGGCTGGCCGCGTTCGCCGAACGGCACCGCTTCGCCGCCGCACGCGCGTGCGGCATCCACGTCCTCGACGGCGACGGCCTGCGCGGCCTGCTGCTGCGCGAGGCGAGCTGCCCCCGGACCGGGCCGGCCCGCGAGATGCGGGTCCTGCCGACCGACCCGGCCGTGCACGAGGCGGTGGCCGTGCTGCACGAGCGGTGCTTCCCCAAGACCCACCTGTCCGGGCGCAGGCTCGTGGACGGCAGCCGGGACCACACCGTGGTGGTCGCCATGGACGGCGACCGGGTCCTCGGCTACGCCTCGGGCAAGGCCGAACCGGGCGAGTTCTACCTCGACTTCGTGGCCGTGGAACCGGACGTGCGGGGGCAGGGCGTCGGCGGGGCGCTGGTCACCGAGCTGGTCTGGAAGCTCGCCGAGAAGTCCGGGGCACGACCCCAGGCCGCCGCCGCGATACTGGCCGGCAACCGCTCCTCCCAACGGCTCTTCGACCGGCTCGGCTTCCGGCTCCACCTCGAACTGGTGGCCTACCGCGCCAACGCCGCCTGACCGCGTTACGCCGCCTTGGCCGACACCGCGTCGTCCTGCACGTCCGGCGGCTGGTAGCCCTTGTGCCGCAACGACATCAACCCGCCGACGACCAGCGTGACCACCACACCCAGCACCGTGTACCACGGGTAGGCCAGGGACACGATCTTCTGGGCCGGCGCGGCCGGTGAGAAGTCGATCGCCAGGCTCGCGTCCGGACCGACGAACTTCACGCCCAGGATCACGAAGGCCATCACGACCACCGTGACGGCGAACGCCACGATCGCGTCGAGTTCCTTGGCCTTGCGGAACACCAGGCCGAGCAGGAACGCGCCGAGCAGCGCGCCGTAGGTGAACCCGGCGATCGACAGGCCCTGCTCGACGATCGGGTTGCCGCGCCGGGTCAGCGTGGCGAACAGCCCGGCGCACACGATCAGCAGGCCGGCCCACACCACCGTCCAGATCCGACCCTGCTTGAACACCTCGGCCTCGCTCATCGGCCGCCGCACCACGCGCTGCACGACGTCCGTGACGGTCGAGGACGCCAGCGCGCCCAACGACGACGACAGCGCCGCCGCCAGGATGCCCGCGATCACGAACCCGGACAGCCCGGACGGCATGTCGTTGACGATGAAGTTGGCGAACAGCTCGTCGTTGTTGTTGAGCCCGAGGTCCTTGACCGGGTTGGCCGCCTCGTAGAACGCCCACAGCATCACGCCGATGAACAGGAACAGCGCGAACTGGAGGAACACCACCACACCGCTGGCGATCAGCGCCTTCTGCGCCGAGCGCACGTCCTTCGTGGCCATCAGCCGCTGCACGATCAACTGGTCCGCGCCGTGCGAGGCCATGGACAGCACCGCGCCGCCGACGAACGCGACGACGATCGCGTACGGCGAGGTGAGCGGGCTGGCGCTGAAGTCGAGGACCTGGAACTTGCCCGCCTCGGCGGCACCCGCGAACCACCCGTCGGGCAGCTTGCCGTTGAGCACCAGGATCACCGCGAACGCGCCGACGACGTACCAGAGCATCTGGATCGCGTCGACCCACACCACGGCCCGCACGCCGCCGAGGAAGCTGTAGACGACCATCGCGACGCCCAGCGCCGCCACGATCACCCAGTACGACACGTCCACGCCGTACGCGACGAGCACGACCTTGATCGGGATGGCGGTGGCGAACAGCCGCAGGCCGTCCGCGAGCAGCCGCGTGACGAGGAACGTCACCGACGCCGTGCTCCGGATGTTGCGCCCGAACCGCTTGCCGAGGAACCCGTACGCGGTGATCAGCTCGCCCGCGATGTACTTCGGCAGCAGCACGAACGACACCACGATCCGGCCGATCAGGTAGCCGATGGCCAGCGACAGGAACGTCATCGTGCCCAGGTAGGCGACCGTCGGCACGCTCAGCACGGTGAGCGTGGACGTCTCCGCCGACA is a window from the Saccharothrix saharensis genome containing:
- a CDS encoding GNAT family N-acetyltransferase, whose protein sequence is MYDIRPAAQDDLDAVLALVLRLQADDAHHIGYLGETLGDISAELAEFEPDWASCTLVATDDSGWVCGALSVEVDPESHRAYLHGPFVDVPVNHPAGSRIWDQTADALYAAAAPLLDGVTDRELLGHTGHRRLAAFAERHRFAAARACGIHVLDGDGLRGLLLREASCPRTGPAREMRVLPTDPAVHEAVAVLHERCFPKTHLSGRRLVDGSRDHTVVVAMDGDRVLGYASGKAEPGEFYLDFVAVEPDVRGQGVGGALVTELVWKLAEKSGARPQAAAAILAGNRSSQRLFDRLGFRLHLELVAYRANAA
- a CDS encoding cytochrome P450, with translation MTDDVLDIPFADAFAFDPSPTWARLREERPVVRVRTLAGAQVWLVTRYDDVKLVLADPRFSRAGVVAAGAPRVGVSRPLPGTLPTTDPPEHTRLRKLVSGAFSHRRISATRPWVRELCERLADDVVDGADLRQVYALPLPIQVICTLLGVPYDDRERFREWVELAYSLEMSEQPRVEAAMASLLEYMGGLVAAKRRDPRPGDLLDELCATPLTHDELVAFALNLLVAGHETSANQITSFVATLLRERSQWDRLVGDRSLLPGAVEELMRFTRLSEVGQLRVALEDVEVAGVVVRAGEGVMAAIGSANRDPRAFESPDSLDLARTPNQHLALGIGPHFCLGAQLARIELQEALGVLLARFPRLRAARPVEELAWRRVLVSGLAELPVSLG
- a CDS encoding sodium:solute symporter, giving the protein MRALDVGIIVLFLVGMPLLGVWIAGRQRSATDYFVSERRISWWVVCVSVVSAETSTLTVLSVPTVAYLGTMTFLSLAIGYLIGRIVVSFVLLPKYIAGELITAYGFLGKRFGRNIRSTASVTFLVTRLLADGLRLFATAIPIKVVLVAYGVDVSYWVIVAALGVAMVVYSFLGGVRAVVWVDAIQMLWYVVGAFAVILVLNGKLPDGWFAGAAEAGKFQVLDFSASPLTSPYAIVVAFVGGAVLSMASHGADQLIVQRLMATKDVRSAQKALIASGVVVFLQFALFLFIGVMLWAFYEAANPVKDLGLNNNDELFANFIVNDMPSGLSGFVIAGILAAALSSSLGALASSTVTDVVQRVVRRPMSEAEVFKQGRIWTVVWAGLLIVCAGLFATLTRRGNPIVEQGLSIAGFTYGALLGAFLLGLVFRKAKELDAIVAFAVTVVVMAFVILGVKFVGPDASLAIDFSPAAPAQKIVSLAYPWYTVLGVVVTLVVGGLMSLRHKGYQPPDVQDDAVSAKAA